The DNA sequence TGAGCTTTTGCTATAATTTTATCAAATTCTTCTTTTGTTGGTTTTTTGTGTGTTTCTAATAAATTTTCTATTATTTCTTCATTTATAAAGCTATCTTCTTTTACTTCATCTTGCCAATTCATTTTTATCTCCTCCATTTTTTTATGATTAAACTTAAATTTCCCTAATTAAAAATAAAAACCTCTCAAAAGAGAGGTTTTATAAATAAAGTATATAAAATTTAAATTATTTTAACTTAAACTTTATTTTTATTATATCCTCTCCCTTTTACTCAGATAATTCCTTACAATCAGGAGTATTTAAAAACATTTAAAAAATAATTTTTCAAATAAGTAAATTATTTTTAAGCCATTCCTAAATTATTTAATTTTTGAAATTGCACTTTTTACAGATATACCTTTTATATTACCAAGTTTACCTGATAATGCTCCTATTTCATCTGTAGTTCCATTTAATATTACTACAATTACTGCAACTTGTTTTTCTCTATATGGAGTCCCCATCCTAGAAATAACAATTTTCCTAAATTCATGTAATATCTCATTTACTTTAGAAGACACATTTTCATTCTCTATAAATATAGATAATGTTCCTAATCTTTTTTCCATTTCTCATCACCAAGATAATTTTATCACTTTCTATGTTTTGTGTCAAGATATTTTTAAATTTGATTAATAACTATTGTATGCAATTTTGTTAATTCATCTATACTATATTTTAATCCTTCTCTACCTATTCCTGATTTTTTATTTCCACCAAATGGAAAATGTCCAACTCCATGTCCTGGTGCAGAATTTATACTTACAGTTCCATCCTCTAATGCTTTACCTATTTTTAAAGCTATATTTATATTTTCAGTAAATACACAACTGTCCAATCCATATTCTGACTTATTTGATATTTCTATGGCCTCTTCATAATTATTTACTTCGATTATTGGCATTACAGGTCCAAATATCTCTTCCCAAGCTATATCCATATCAAGAGTCACGTTATCTAATATAGTTGGTTCATAAAATAAGTCATTATATTTCCCTCCAATTATTAACTTTGCTCCTTTTTTTATAGCATCTTTTACTAATCTATCAACTCTTTCTATAGCTTTTTTATTTATTACTGGACCAACTTGAGTTTTTTTATCTAAAGGGTCACCTAATTTATATTTTTTACTTTCTTCTAATACTTTTTCTATAAATTCATTTTTAATTTCTTTTTCTATCAATACTCTACTTACAGCATCACATCTTTGCCCAGAATTTCTAAAAGTTCCTTTGACTATATGTTTTACCGCATTCTCTAAATTTGAATCTTTTAAGACAATAGCTGAAGCTTTTCCTCCTAATTCCAAATGAAGTTTTTTAACATCTACACTTTTAGCTATATGCATTCCAATATTTGTAGAGCCAGTAAATGTTATTGCTGCAATGTTTCTATTTTGTATTAGAGCATCTCCTACTTTTCTACCACTTCCAGTTACTATAGAAAATGCCTTTTTAGGCAGTCCCGCTTCTTCTAAAATTTTAGCAAAATATATTAATGTAATAGGAGTATCACTTGAAGGTTTTGCAATAACTGTATTTCCTGCAAGTATAGCTGGAATTATTTTAGCTGCAGCAATATATAATGGATAATTAAAACTAGAAATTGAAGCAACAACTCCAATCGGTTTTCTCATTACAATTGCAAATTTATTTTGTGTATCGTGCACCCATTCTCCTGCTATATATTCTCCATACAATGCCCTAACTTCTTGCAATGTCAATTTTAATCTTTCAGCTGTAGCAGATACTTCTCCTAATGATACGCTTATTGGCTTTCCTGATTCTTGTGTTATTATCTTCGCTACTTCATCTTTATTCCCTAATAATATTTCATAAGCTCTTTCCATTATTTCCAATCTTTCTATTGGAGTATAATTTTCTATTTTCTTATACTCTTTTAATTCATCTATTGCAGTTTCAATATCTTTTTCTGTACAATTTGGGACATAACCAACGATTTTATTGTCAGATGGATTTCTAACCTCAATTTTTTCTGTTGTAAAATAACAATCCCAACATCCGTTTATTAATATTTTATATTCTCTATCCCCATTTTCATTTTCAACATAAATATCTTTAAAAATACTCATAATAATCCCTCCCTCTCTTTTTTATAAACTCAAAATCCTCTTATTTTAATTATACCTTAATTTTACTAAATTTGTAAACAAATATTTTTTCAAATAAAAAATAAAGAGAGGTATCTATAAATTAATAAGATATCTCTCTTTGTTATAATTTTATATCTATTCTACTGTAACACTTTTTGCAAGATTTCTTGGTTTATCCACATCTAAGCCTCTTTTATTAGATATATGATATGCTAACAGTTGTAATGGTAAAACTGTTAAAATTGGTGAAAAAATTTCATCAACTTCATGTATTCTTAATATTATATCTGCATGTTCTTTTATTTTTTCATCACCATCAGTTGCTACTGCTATAATTTTACCACTTCTAGCTTTAATCTCTTGAATATTACTAATTACTTTATCATATGTATCACTTTTTACAGCTATTGCTACTGTTGGAACTTCTTCCTCAATCAATGCTATTGGTCCATGCTTTAATTCTCCAGCAGGATATCCTTCTGCATGAATATATGAAATTTCTTTTAATTTTAATGCTCCTTCTAATGCTATTGGATAATTTATATTTCTTCCAATAAACATAAGACTATTTACACCTTTAAATTCTTCTGAAGCTTTTAATATCTCATTATCTCTTTTTAAAACTTCCGCAATCATTTCAGGTAATTTTTTTAATCCATCTACAATATATTTTCTTTTCTCTAAAGATAAAATATTTCTTTCTTCTCCAAAATATAATAAAAATAGGTATAAAGCTGTTAATTGAGATACAAATGCTTTTGTAGATGCTACTCCTATTTCTGGACCAGCATTTGTGTAAATCGTTCCATCTGATTCTCTTGTAATAGTACTACCAACTACATTTATAATCCCAATAACTTTAGCTCCTTTTTTCTTAGCTTCACGAAGCCCAGCTAAAGTGTCTGCAGTTTCTCCTGATTGACTAATTACAATTACAAGATTTTTTTCGCTTAAAATAGGATCTTTATATCTAAATTCAGATGCTACATCAACTTCAGTGGGTATTCTCAAATTTTGTTCTATTAAATATTTTCCAACTAATCCTGCATGATATGAAGTACCACAGGCCACAATGTTTATCTTTTCAATTTTTTCTAAATCTTCTTTAGTAAGATTAATTCCATCCAGTTTCACACTGCTATCCGTTATTTTACCTCTTAATGTATCTTCTACAACTCTAGGTTGCTCATATATCTCTTTTAACATAAAGTGATCATATCCATTTTTTTCAGCCATTTCAATAGACCAATCAATTTCTGTAATCTCTTTTATTTTTTCATTTCCTTTTAAATCTGTAATAACTACTTTTTCTTTTGTTAAAATAGCTAATTCACCATCATCCAAAAATATAACTTTTTTCGTATGTTCTAGTACTGCTGGAATATCAGAAGCTATCATATTTTCATTTTCACCAAGTCCAATTACTAGTGGTGACCCTTTTCTAGCTGCAATTATTTTATCTTGTTCTCTCAATGAAATAACTCCAAGAGCATATGCTCCTTCTAAATATTTAACAGCTTTTTTTACTGCTCCAAATAGATCTCCAGTATAATACTCTTCAATAAGATGAACAATTACCTCTGTGTCTGTTTCAGATACAAATTTATGTCCTTTTTTTATAAGCTCATCTTTTAATTCTCTATAGTTTTCTATAATACCGTTATGCACAAGAGCTAACTCTTTATTACAATCCAAATGAGGATGAGCATTTAAAACTGTAGGTTTCCCATGAGTTGCCCATCTAGTATGACCAATTCCAATATTTCCTTGTATATATTTTTTATTTAATATTTCTCCTAAAGAATCTAATTTCCCAATAGCTTTATTTAATTCTATTTTATTATCTTCTATAATAGCTATCCCTGCCGAATCATATCCTCTATATTCAAGTTTAGCCAATCCATTATATAGGATTGTTTTGGGTGCTTTATCTCCTATATATCCTACTATTCCACACATAAAATTTTTTCTCCTCTCAAAATTAATTAAATTTGAATATTACTTATAAATAATGTTTATATTTAATTTGTAAAAAGCTCAAGATTATTTTATAAAAATTATTAAATATTATTTAATGCACTTTATATTTCAATTTTTCTATCTCATCAACTGATAATCCTGTTGAAGTTGAAATTATTTTTATATCTATTCCATTTTTTAATAATTCTATTGCTATTTCTACTTTTTCTCTATTTTTCCCTTGCTCTATTCCTCGCTCGATTCCTTGTTCGATTCCTTGTTCGATTCCTTGTTCGATTCCTTGCTCTATTCCAACTTGATATATATTTGTCATTTCCATCGTTATACCCATTTGTTCTTCACCTCCAGTTAGCCTTTTTACCTCATCTTCATATTCTAATTCCAATTCTTTTGGTAAATACAATAGACTATCTAAAAATTTAAATATTTTCTCTATTTTTTCTCTTTTATATCCTTTTTTCAATAATAATTTAGTTAATTGATATTTGAATTTTAATCTATCTAATTCTTTACCTTCACTTTTTATTGTATATAATCCTGCTAATACTACCATTGCAAATGGATTATTACTTTTTATCAATTCTTCTTCTCTTTGTTTTAATATTTTATAAGATATATATTCATACCTTAATTTTGTTCTATAAAATTCATATTCAAATATATTTGGTTCATAATCTTTTCTACTATCTGTAAATATTGATAATGCTACTATCTTTTTATTATATTTATCATATATTCTATAAAAATATTTGAACATTCTTTCACTAAACTCTTTTTCGTAATATCCTTGTATTTCTACATGAATTAATATCCAATTTTCCTCTCCTGTTTTCATATAAACTTTTACAATTCTATCTGCATATCTTTGCTCTTTTCTTGTCTTTTGAAATATACCTGACACCTCTTTATCCAAAAATTCATAGCCTCTTTCAAAATCTATATTGGGATACAGATCTGTCATAAAAAAACTTACAAATTCTTCAAATAAATCTTCTATTATCTCTTTCCATAATATATCTGGCATATATTTTTTCATATAATTCTCCTTTTAAGAACGTTTAAAACTAAATTTTTAAGTATATATATCACTAAAATTAAATATACTACTCAAAAATTATCCTTTTTCCTTAATGTACTTTATATTTCAATTTTTCTATCTCATCAACTGATAATCCTGTTGAAGTTGAAATTATTTTTATATCTATTCCATTTTTTAATAATTCTATTGCTATTTCTACTTTTTCTCTATTTTTCCCTTGCTCTATCCCTTGCTCTATTCCTCGCTCTATTCCTTGTTCGATTCCTTGCTCTATTCCAACTTGATATATATTTGTCATTTCCATTGTTATACCCATTTGTTCTTCACCTCCAGTTAGCCTTTTCACCTCATCTTCATATTCTAATTCCAATTCTTTTGGTAAATACAATAGACTATCTAAAAATTTAAATATTTTCTCTATTTTTTCTCTTTTATATCCTTTTTTCAATAATAATTTAGTTAATTGATATTTGAATTTTAATCTATCTAATTCTTTACCTTCACTTTTTATTGTATATAATCCTGCTAATACTACCATTGCAAATGGATTATTACTTTTTATCAATTCTTCTTCTCTTTGTTTTAATATTTTATAAGATATATATTCATACCTTAATTTTGTTCTATAAAATTCATATTCAAATATATTTGGTTCATAACCTTTTCTACTATCTGTAAATATTGATAATGCTACTATCTTTTTATTATATTTATCATATATTCTATAAAAATATTTGAACATTCTTTCACTAAACTCTTTTTCATAATATCCTTGTATTTCTATATGAATTAATATCCAATTTTCCTCTCCGGTTTTCATATAAACTTTCACTATTCTATCTGCATATCTTTGCTCTTTTCTTGTCTTTTGAAATATACCTGACACCTCTTTATCCAAAAATTCATAGCCTCTTTCAAAATCTATATTGGGATACAGATCTGTCATAAAAAAACTTACAAATTCTTCAAATAAATCTTCTATTATCTCTTTCCATAATATATCTGGCATATATTTTTTCATATAATTCTCCTTTTAGGAATATCTAAAAATAAATTTTCTCTATTTAGGTACAATAAAAAAATAAATTCGTCAAAATTGTTTGAGAAAATCTGTAGATTTATTCATATTTTTCAAACAAATGACTCATTAATTTTTTTAAAGTCCCTTAATCTCTAGAATTACCAAATATTCTAAGTATATATATAAACAAATTAATAAAATCTAAATATAATTGTAAAGCTCCGAAAATTGATGCTTTTTCTAA is a window from the Haliovirga abyssi genome containing:
- the glmS gene encoding glutamine--fructose-6-phosphate transaminase (isomerizing), coding for MCGIVGYIGDKAPKTILYNGLAKLEYRGYDSAGIAIIEDNKIELNKAIGKLDSLGEILNKKYIQGNIGIGHTRWATHGKPTVLNAHPHLDCNKELALVHNGIIENYRELKDELIKKGHKFVSETDTEVIVHLIEEYYTGDLFGAVKKAVKYLEGAYALGVISLREQDKIIAARKGSPLVIGLGENENMIASDIPAVLEHTKKVIFLDDGELAILTKEKVVITDLKGNEKIKEITEIDWSIEMAEKNGYDHFMLKEIYEQPRVVEDTLRGKITDSSVKLDGINLTKEDLEKIEKINIVACGTSYHAGLVGKYLIEQNLRIPTEVDVASEFRYKDPILSEKNLVIVISQSGETADTLAGLREAKKKGAKVIGIINVVGSTITRESDGTIYTNAGPEIGVASTKAFVSQLTALYLFLLYFGEERNILSLEKRKYIVDGLKKLPEMIAEVLKRDNEILKASEEFKGVNSLMFIGRNINYPIALEGALKLKEISYIHAEGYPAGELKHGPIALIEEEVPTVAIAVKSDTYDKVISNIQEIKARSGKIIAVATDGDEKIKEHADIILRIHEVDEIFSPILTVLPLQLLAYHISNKRGLDVDKPRNLAKSVTVE
- a CDS encoding TM1266 family iron-only hydrogenase system putative regulator, translated to MEKRLGTLSIFIENENVSSKVNEILHEFRKIVISRMGTPYREKQVAVIVVILNGTTDEIGALSGKLGNIKGISVKSAISKIK
- a CDS encoding aldehyde dehydrogenase family protein yields the protein MSIFKDIYVENENGDREYKILINGCWDCYFTTEKIEVRNPSDNKIVGYVPNCTEKDIETAIDELKEYKKIENYTPIERLEIMERAYEILLGNKDEVAKIITQESGKPISVSLGEVSATAERLKLTLQEVRALYGEYIAGEWVHDTQNKFAIVMRKPIGVVASISSFNYPLYIAAAKIIPAILAGNTVIAKPSSDTPITLIYFAKILEEAGLPKKAFSIVTGSGRKVGDALIQNRNIAAITFTGSTNIGMHIAKSVDVKKLHLELGGKASAIVLKDSNLENAVKHIVKGTFRNSGQRCDAVSRVLIEKEIKNEFIEKVLEESKKYKLGDPLDKKTQVGPVINKKAIERVDRLVKDAIKKGAKLIIGGKYNDLFYEPTILDNVTLDMDIAWEEIFGPVMPIIEVNNYEEAIEISNKSEYGLDSCVFTENINIALKIGKALEDGTVSINSAPGHGVGHFPFGGNKKSGIGREGLKYSIDELTKLHTIVINQI